Proteins found in one Planococcus citri chromosome 2, ihPlaCitr1.1, whole genome shotgun sequence genomic segment:
- the LOC135836970 gene encoding mitochondrial ribonuclease P catalytic subunit-like, producing the protein MLPNRNVLRLFHPIVFSLSRKTPLKVCNFHQSESNIPYPPHLQVCCRKFHGKYTSAELRELKKALWKKELKTPLQVKEATHNQKEILRAFFSNKTSATDEEWDDLLLNICKLPGTLNESNIHGKVMEHCAHLEKLELAKSFLTYLKKNGKKFNQAVVIDFLSTCYGCRAVLDEVDIKTVRSFTNYLLTGFEVMDGKLISSVVKGLSILGDWKSCFEFIRNPDRSHLINGFSVSPLIISLLENHQFDEARKIVFEYLDKKKTLTNAVFTKWVEVFQNDPQRLEELLNIFKDYNVVPRRALCQSLIRAYSHLPTEYKLTGELTTVKHNGKCSSCKKKLEENLLHKNEFNELRDAFLNRALVGGDVFRNTTPKELDSFYKVVEKHAPFDIVIDGLNVVNSLGPQKPLHIKASLLQQMVNIFFNSDKKILVIGRKNMTKFPRRIKEDVAEKSTMFLIDNETRDDLFIIYSTLYSGPKCYFVSRDYMRSEKFRLNDDRLSDLFKRWQLSHQIVPSQGFDGLVEAPLQFKICAQRNSSQNWHIPYHDDDYTGAQLYDKDNLTKWLCLRK; encoded by the exons ATGCTGCCAAACCGTAATGTGCTACGTTTATTTCATCCGATAGTGTTTTCTCTATCGAGAAAAACACCGCTCAAggtttgtaattttcatcaatctgAATCGAACATCCCGTATCCTCCTCACTTACAAGTTTGCTGTCGAAAATTCCATGGAAAATACACCAGCGCTGAGCTGAGAGAATTGAAGAAAGCATTATGGAAAAAAGAACTGAAAACACCTCTGCAAGTAAAGGAAGCTACCCACAACCAGAAGGAAATCCTTCGTGCTTTCTTCTCTAATAAAACATCTGCAACCGACGAAGAGTGGGATGATTTACTGCTAAACATTTGCAAACTGCCTGGAACGCTAAACGAATCCAACATTCATGGAAAAGTGATGGAGCATTGTGCTCACCTTGAAAAACTCGAATTAGCTAAAAGTTTCTTgacgtatttaaaaaaaaacggtaaaaaattcaatcaagcTGTTGTTATCGATTTTTTAAGCACTTGCTACGGCTGCCGTGCTGTTTTAGACGAAGTTGATATCAAAACTGTTCGTTCTTTCACCAATTATTTATTGACTGGATTCGAAGTGATGGATGGAAAGTTGATATCATCGGTGGTCAAAGGCTTATCGATTTTAGGTGACTGGAAATCGTGCTTTGAATTTATTAGAAATCCAGATAGGAGTCACCTAATTAATGGTTTTAGTGTATCGCCTTTAATTATATCTTTATTGGAAAATCACCAATTTGATGAAGCTCGTAAAATAGTATTTGAATACCTCGATAAGAAAAAAACACTGACTAATGCGGTGTTCACAAAATGGgtcgaagtttttcaaaatgatccgCAACGGTTAGAAGAActattaaatattttcaaagattatAACGTCGTTCCGAGAAGAGCACTGTGCCAATCTTTGATTCGAGCTTATTCTCATCTACCCACCGAATACAAGCTTACTGGAGAATTGACCACTGTTAAACACAA cgGTAAATGCTCAAGTTGCAAGAAAAAGTTGGAAGAAAATTTACTGCATAAGAACGAATTCAACGAGTTACGGGATGCTTTCCTTAATCGTGCTCTGGTTGGTGGTGATGTGTTCAGGAATACTACTCCTAAAGAATTGGACTCATTTTACAAAGTGGTCGAAAAGCACGCTCCCTTTGATATCGTGATTGATGGATTAAATGTGGTCAATAGTCTAGGTCCTCAAAAACCTCTTCATATAAAAGCTTCCCTG TTACAGCAAATGgtcaacatatttttcaactccgataaaaaaatattggtcaTTGGCAGAAAAAATATGACGAAGTTTCCTCGAAGAATAAAGGAGGATGTTGCAGAAAAAAGTACCATGTTTTTAATTGACAACGA AACGAGAGATGATCTTTTCATTATATACTCCACGTTATACAGCGGTCCCAAATGCTACTTTGTTTCTCGTGATTATATGAGAAGTGAGAAGTTTCGTTTAAATGATGATCGTCTCAGTGATTTATTCAAACGGTGGCAACTCAGTCATCAAATAGTTCCATCTCAGGGGTTTGATGGACTTGTCGAA gCTCCTTTGCAATTCAAAATATGTGCTCAGAGAAACTCGTCTCAGAATTGGCATATTCCTTACCACGACGATGATTATACCGGAGCTCAGCTTTATGATAAGGATAATTTAACCAAAtggttgtgtttgagaaaataa
- the LOC135836991 gene encoding uncharacterized protein LOC135836991 — MDDQILRMSQADSEFETVRLMSLQEIFRQKLKEYVRNTSGIYRRSSPEPLEQLNSDECTKGTDTIREETSTSHERRSNDVLEEPISPRSEKSITFESDGYGQEDEDVLMAEEFSSDIACSSEKNNACVIEWKTPYPRTVGAFKIKCNLRIFVPCDKNSRLTNRRVYTLDCDERCKKYARTAENPNGRFENCYESSWPSWFGIDDCDIARCDLRVFLDADSLQNRQVFVLRCCGECGKFCENRESSAVFEKYLKLTNFNDNERSRESSVDEFEDCHECSSPCNFEKDHSDDSHNEGKCNLRVSSDEASSHGRRVFVLQCFGYCGKLCENHKPRETSGEYLESMDFDSCDSLYDKFDDCSEFSSLDSFKSYSRDDYHYNKILDLIVRLDVDSFHDRQVFVLR, encoded by the exons ATGGACGACCAAATACTTCGAATGAGCCAAGCTGATTCAGAATTCGAAACTGTGAGGTTGATGAGCTTACAagaaatatttcgacaaaagttGAAGGAATATGTCAGGAATACTTCTGGCATTTATCGTCGCAGTTCTCCGGAGCCACTTGAGCAACTCAATTCTGACGAGTGTACGAAAGGCACCGATACAATCAGA GAAGAAACCAGTACGAGTCATGAGCGAAGAAGTAACGACGTATTGGAAGAACCTATTTCGCCTCGTTCTGAAAAATCGA TTACTTTCGAAAGTGATGGATATGGGCAAGAAGATGAAGACGTACTCATGGCCGAAGAATTCAGCTCTGACATCGCGTGCAGTTCGGAGAAAAACAATGCATG TGTGATCGAATGGAAAACACCTTATCCAAGAACAGTTGGTGCCTTTAAAATCAAATGCAATTTGAGAATATTTGTTCCCTGTGACAAGAACTCCAGATTGACGAATCGTCGAGTTTACACCTTGGATTGTGACGAACGTTGTAAAAAATACGCtagaactgctgaaaacccGAATGGaaggtttgaaaattgttacGAATCCAG TTGGCCCAGTTGGTTTGGTATTGACGACTGCGACATCGCAAGATGCGATTTGAGAGTATTTCTGGACGCAGATTCGCTCCAAAATCGTCAAGTTTTTGTGCTCCGGTGCTGTGGAGAGTGTGGAAAATTCTGCGAAAATCGTGAATCGTCTGCGGTGTTCGAAAAATATCTCAAGTTGACGAATTTCAACGATAACGAACGAAGTAGGGAAAGTTCAGTGGACGAGTTTGAAGATTGTCACGAATGCAG TTCTCCATGTAACTTTGAGAAAGACCACAGCGATGATAGCCACAACGAAGGAAAGTGTAACTTGAGAGTGTCATCAGATGAAGCTTCGTCCCACGGTCGTCGGGTTTTTGTATTGCAGTGTTTTGGCTATTGTGGAAAATTGTGCGAAAATCATAAACCTCGTGAAACTTCTGGTGAATATCTCGAGTCAATGGATTTTGATAGCTGCGACAGCTTATATGACAAGTTCGATGATTGTTCCGAATTCAG TTCGCTAGATTCGTTCAAATCATACTCGAGGGATGATTACCACTATAATAAAATACTCGATTTGATAGTCAGACTGGACGTAGATTCATTCCACGACCGTCAAGTTTTTGTTCTTcgttaa
- the LOC135836990 gene encoding mitochondrial ribonuclease P catalytic subunit-like: MLLKSSQRLVYLPTIYRRCSTYQVKKVNQICSVYATKSYLSSNFTRSYSVEIEKPVMNEHWLGSKPGSGLIHGRAATSLQDTFIRSFVMNNEEASTDDWIELSRKVFEVKEGSINEINFDGRVLDCCITLNNLNLGRSYLKYLRDIGRKYNSSTVCNFIKLCYENRRLCTEEDLAKVEQFTKYLLVRYKVFDSIVGESIVKGLCLKNDWQKCAEIVDQMREYIAVNNEIISAFATCLLENDEIQKAWSILTNSTDKKLTLRNDVFIAWIEKTKSNPDQIQQLLKFLQFSNVIPRKTVCDHLIAAFSQYPPEKQLTGTYVSIESSGKCPNCGEKLQKVDITDEEFNMLRDEFLNRVLIRDDIFKNTTPKELKNFFEIVKRNAPFDIVIDGLNVIYMSGTMKSERVYSRLLTETVRHFVERDQKVLVIGRKHMYNYAKENLEYVRENSTLFLINDVSEDDPYMIYATFYSGPESCFVTRDLMRSEKYKLSSDKLALLFKRWQQSHQIFIEYVNYSSGRVFFKTPILFEMAAQPSKFGWHVPYHPDTYSGTDDYGLHERWLCLKNDG; this comes from the exons ATGCTGCTCAAGTCGAGCCAGCGATTGGTCTACTTACCAACAATCTACCGTCGTTGCTCAACTTACCAAGTGAAGAAGGTGAATCAAATTTGTTCGGTTTATGCCACAAAATCGTATCTTTCTTCGAATTTCACTCGCAGCTACAGCGTCGAAATAGAAAAACCAGTGATGAACGAACACTGGTTAGGTTCAAAGCCAGGAAGCGGATTGATCCACGGTCGAGCCGCAACTTCATTACAAGACACCTTTATTAGAAGTTTCGTCATGAATAACGAAGAAGCAAGTACCGATGATTGGATAGAACTTAGTAGAAAAGTATTCGAAGTTAAAGAAGGGAGTATTAATGAGATAAATTTCGACGGTAGAGTCCTAGATTGCTGTATCACTCTTAATAATTTGAATCTTGGTCGAAGCTATCTTAAATATTTAAGAGATATCGGTAGAAAATATAATTCATCTACCgtttgcaattttatcaaattatgtTACGAAAATAGACGACTTTGTACGGAGGAGGATCTCGCCAAGGTGGAACAATTCACTAAGTATTTACTAGTCAGGTACAAAGTATTCGATAGCATCGTCGGAGAAAGCATCGTTAAAGGACTCTGCCTGAAAAACGATTGGCAAAAATGTGCCGAAATCGTTGATCAAATGAGAGAATACATCGCTGTAAATAACGAAATAATCAGCGCCTTCGCGACGTGCTTATTAGAAAACGATGAGATTCAGAAAGCTTGGTCTATCCTGACCAATTCCACAGATAAGAAGCTTACACTTAGAAACGATGTTTTTATTGCTTGGATAGAAAAAACTAAATCAAACCCGGATCAGATTCAACAGCTATTGAAGTTTCTTCAATTTAGTAACGTGATCCCTCGTAAAACAGTCTGTGATCATTTAATTGCAGCGTTCTCGCAATACCCACCGGAGAAACAGCTCACCGGAACTTATGTTTCAATAGAAAGCTC AGGTAAATGCCCGAATTGTGGAGAAAAATTACAGAAGGTTGATATTACCGATGAAGAATTTAATATGCTTCGAGACGAATTCCTTAATCGTGTTTTAATCCGAGATGATATATTTAAAAACACCACTCCgaaagaattgaagaattttttcgaaattgttaaACGTAACGCGCCGTTCGATATCGTCATCGATGGATTAAATGTTATTTATATGAGCGGTACCATGAAAAGCGAACGTGTTTATTCCAGACTG CTCACCGAAACAGTTCGCCATTTCGTCGAACGTGATCAAAAAGTATTGGTTATTGGAAGAAAACACATGTATAATTACGCCAAGGAGAATTTAGAATACGTTCGAGAAAATTCAACTCTATTTTTAATCAACGACGT GTCCGAAGATGATCCTTACATGATCTACGCAACATTCTACAGCGGTCCTGAGTCGTGTTTTGTTACCAGAGACTTGATGAGAagcgaaaaatataaattatccAGTGATAAATTAGCGTTGCTGTTCAAACGATGGCAGCAAAGTCACCAGATATTCATCGAATACGTGAATTATTCCTCCGGCAGAGTGTTCTTCAAG ACTCCAATTTTATTCGAGATGGCTGCCCAACCTTCCAAATTTGGCTGGCATGTACCTTATCATCCAGACACCTATAGTGGCACTGATGATTATGGACTCCACGAACGTTGgctttgtttgaaaaatgatggttga